From Oculatellaceae cyanobacterium, a single genomic window includes:
- the era gene encoding GTPase Era yields the protein MEHDQEINSAIDNLDISAYRIPVAPEGYKSGFVGIIGRPNVGKSTLMNQMVGQKIAITSPIAQTTRNRLRGILTTPQAQFIFVDTPGIHKPQHKLGEVLVRNARIAIDSVDVLVFVVDGAVDAGGGDRFIADLLNNTKTPVILGLNKIDQEPAKSQQREYIDQTYTELAKPHNWQIVKFSALTGEGLETLEQVLIDHLEPGPYYYPPDLVTDQPERFIMGELIREQILLLTREEVPHSVAVTIDVVEEDVKITRVLATIYVERDSQKGILIGKGGAMLKAIGSAAREQMQKLIAGKVYLELFVKVQPKWRQSRLHLAELGYRVEE from the coding sequence ATGGAACATGACCAGGAGATTAACTCAGCAATAGATAACTTAGATATATCAGCATATAGGATTCCGGTAGCGCCAGAAGGGTATAAATCTGGGTTTGTGGGAATTATCGGACGACCAAATGTTGGTAAGTCTACGCTGATGAATCAAATGGTAGGACAAAAAATTGCCATTACTTCCCCAATTGCACAGACAACGCGCAACCGTCTTAGAGGTATTTTAACCACACCACAAGCGCAATTTATTTTTGTCGATACGCCTGGAATCCACAAACCACAGCATAAGCTGGGTGAGGTGTTGGTGCGAAATGCCAGAATTGCGATTGACTCTGTAGATGTGTTGGTGTTTGTGGTAGATGGGGCGGTGGATGCTGGAGGAGGCGATCGCTTTATTGCCGATTTATTGAATAATACTAAAACACCTGTAATTTTAGGTTTAAATAAAATTGACCAAGAACCCGCTAAAAGTCAACAACGAGAATATATCGATCAAACTTATACTGAATTAGCAAAACCGCACAATTGGCAGATAGTAAAATTCTCTGCTTTAACTGGGGAAGGGTTAGAAACTCTTGAACAGGTATTAATTGATCATTTAGAACCAGGCCCTTATTATTATCCCCCCGATTTAGTAACAGATCAACCGGAAAGATTCATCATGGGGGAATTAATTCGGGAGCAAATATTGCTGTTAACCCGTGAAGAAGTTCCCCACTCAGTAGCTGTTACTATCGACGTGGTAGAAGAAGATGTGAAAATTACCCGTGTACTTGCCACTATATATGTAGAAAGAGATTCCCAAAAAGGAATTTTGATTGGTAAAGGTGGCGCTATGCTTAAAGCTATTGGAAGTGCGGCGCGGGAACAAATGCAAAAGTTAATTGCAGGAAAAGTTTATTTAGAATTATTTGTGAAAGTGCAACCTAAGTGGAGACAGTCGCGTTTACACTTGGCGGAATTGGGTTATCGCGTTGAAGAGTAA
- the rpsU gene encoding 30S ribosomal protein S21, whose product MAQIVLGDQEGIESALRRFKRKVSHAGIFPDMKKNRFFETPIEKSKRKAISKHKQRRSSRY is encoded by the coding sequence ATGGCGCAAATAGTTTTAGGCGATCAGGAAGGAATTGAATCCGCATTGCGTAGATTTAAGCGTAAAGTATCCCATGCGGGAATTTTTCCAGATATGAAAAAAAATCGCTTTTTTGAAACACCAATTGAAAAAAGTAAACGGAAAGCAATTTCCAAACACAAACAGCGTAGAAGTTCCCGTTATTAA
- a CDS encoding RNA-binding protein, which yields MSVYVGNLSFDVTQDDLSQAFAEYGTVKSVQLPTDRETGRMRGFGFVEMSNDAEETAAIDALDGAEWMGRDLKVNKAKPRTERSSSGGGGGWGDNRRSSSRY from the coding sequence ATGTCTGTTTACGTAGGCAATTTGTCCTTTGATGTTACCCAGGACGATTTATCCCAAGCATTTGCTGAATATGGCACAGTAAAAAGTGTGCAACTACCTACTGATCGTGAAACTGGTCGGATGCGTGGCTTTGGTTTTGTGGAAATGTCAAATGATGCTGAAGAAACTGCTGCTATTGATGCCCTTGACGGTGCTGAGTGGATGGGGCGTGATTTGAAAGTTAATAAAGCTAAACCTCGCACAGAAAGAAGTTCTTCTGGTGGTGGCGGTGGTTGGGGCGATAATAGAAGATCTTCAAGTCGCTATTAA